TGATCACACGGACAATCACCTGGCCTATTGAGAGGCGATCCTCAAGGAGAATCCCCAGATAGTTCCCTAAAGCAAAACCGAGCCCATATGCAATATATGCCGCCGGATTATTCAGGTTCTTCATGATCTCGCCGATGGCGAGCAGCCAGATGATCACCTCGAAGAAGCCAAGTGCCGGGGCAAGGAACCGGTATCCACGTGAGACGAAGATGATCCGAATCGTCCCGATGCTCACATCGAGGATACGTGCAATGACGATGAAGAGAGGAATAAATACCCATGTATAGAGATCAGTCAGAGGAATACCAACGATCTCCATCTCATCTCCACCCCTTTAAAAAAAGGCTTATTTAAAGGATAAAGACAGCTGCAGCGATGGTTGTGACCCACCGACCCTCAGCGTCGCCCTCAGCAGACTGGCAGATATGTGTCGTCTTGATGATCTTGCCACTCGCCTTATAGATCTGCTCCCTCTCCTGCCATGCCTTATCGGGATCAAACTCGATACCAAGAGTCGTTGCAAGCATCGTCGCGGCGAGATCCTCTGCATACTCACCGGAGACGAGTGCGGTCTCACCATAGGCGTGATGCTCGGAGAGATAGCCGTACTCATTGGCATCCTTTGGAAGTGCAAGCCCGATGGCGGCTGAGGAGAGCCTGTTTGGTTCCTTCGTCTCGCTCCGTGCCATGACACAATAGACGATCTCGCCTGCATGAAGATCCTTCAACCCTTCCTCACGGGATACAATCGTTGCGTTGGGTGGAAAGATGCTGGATACATAGACGAGATTATACTTCTCGATACCTGCCTTTCTGAGGGCAAGCTCAAAAGAGGCGAGTTTGTCCTTATGGACACCGACACCCTTTGTGAAGAAGACCTTCTGGGGAACAACCATATGCATCATTCGTCCCCTCCGGAGTTTAAACTTTGTCAAGAGATACCGGATCCTCATCCCAGGAGAGGTGGCTGCCAACCCCGATCGAGGTCACCCTGAGATGCCTGGAGAAGGCGATCGCTGCCGGAAGACCGGTGCAGTGGCAGGGGTAGATCTCCCCGACCCCCTCCCCCGCGCACCATTGCGCAACTCCGGCTATCCGTTCAGGAGATGCTGAATAGAGATGAAGGCCACCGATGATGGCTCTGACACGGTCATATCCGCAGATCTCACGCGCATATGTGACGGTATGCTCTATCCCCGCATGAGTACAGCCACAGATGATGACAAGCCCCTCATCCCCGCAATAGACGAGGGCGGAGTCCTCGATCACCGGATCCAAAACCCATCCGTCGGGTCCTTCAACATACGCGGTACTCTTCTGGGTTCGGGAGGGGTCGGTCCGTGGTATTTCGCCAAGGAACCAGAGACGATCACTGATCCTGAGAGGGCGATCAGAGAGATGCAGATCCCCGATTGCGGCAAGCTGATCCCTTGTCACCGGACAGCCGACATCCCCTTCCCCTTCGGCAACCTTCCGCCGAAACGTCCCGGGATGCGTGATGATCGAAGGCCCCGTCTCCGGGGCACCCCTATCCGCCATCTCATGGTAGTAGTGCATGAGCCCAAGGAGCCCCCCGGTATGATCGATATGGCCATGGGAGAGGACGATGGTATCAATGGAGAGGAGATCGACCTTCATTGCATCCGCATTTGCGATGAGGAGATCGGAATATCCGCAGTCAAAGAGGATTCTGGTATCGCCATCCCGGAGTATGAAGGAGAGGCCGGGCTCACCCCGGTAGTATCTGTCGATGAGGGTTGTATTCTCAACAAGGACAGTGAGTTGCATAGAGAATAATCGAACCCTCAGACGAAAGCATCTTTCATCTCCTGCGATGATGATCATGTATGATGCGGGGAATTATCCCTCTTGCAATTCTCATCCTTCTCATTCCTTCTGCAGCAGGGTTTGTCGTCCTGGATTCAGATGGAATTGTGGATGGGTATCTCAGCCCGGGAGATGAAGAGACTATTATTGTCACCCTCGGCTTTCCCGGACTGGAGCTCCTCTCCTTCCCTTCCGGAGATATCCTTGAGCTCCGAACCGATCTCGCGAATCCGAAATGGAGCGTCGTCCTGATAAGAGGGGAGGCGGAGAGCACGCTCAGGCAGTCAGGGAGAGCACGTGAGGTGATAACAGGATGGGAACTCTCATACCCGGTAGCTGAGGATATCAGCCTCTCTATCAGCCTCAGGGGAACGGTCCCTGACACAGGTTCGGATACGCCCCTCTCACTCATCAGGGTGCGGCAGCTTGATGGATCCCATCAGCTCCGCGGAGAGAATGAATACGAAGTCTCACAGCTCGTCATCCCATCAGGGAGCATTCCCCCCGGCGACAGACCGGATCCGGTCATCATTGCACCACCGCCACCGGATCTCTCCGCATTCACCCCATCATCCCGGTTAACCACTCCGGCAGGGGAGATGACACCCGGGGAAACGGTCACGCTCAGAACCCATCTCTCCTTCGATCGCCTCCAGACAACATCATTTCCATGGACAGATTCCCTCCGTCTCAGATCAGCTCTCCTTGATCCGCAATGGGAGGTGACCCTTTTCCGGGATGGTGGAGAGATGCCATCATCCACACGGAGGAGCCCGTACTACACAATACCCGGCTTTGAGCTCTCCTATCCGCAGAGGGAGAATGTCGGCCTCAGGGTTGCCGTCACCGGAGAGGTTCCCGAGGTGGCAGGCTTCCCGCTCCTTGAGATCAGACAGTGTGGCCCAAACGGGTATGCACGTGAGGGGGCGATCTTTATCCACCCCGCGACCATCGCAGATCCAAGAGAGGTGCCGGTGCCGACACCCACCATGACCGTATCACCTACTCCGGTTCCTACAATCGAACCGGAACCGCCCCATACCCCAAACCCCCTCCCGGTACCTGAGGATACCGGAGGGATCTATCCTGATCTCATCTCATTTGAAAAGATTGGAGCCCTCATCGACTCCTTCATCGAATTTCTCATACCACAAATACAGAGGATCATCTCAGGAGTAGGGGGATAGCAGCGTGAATGGGAGGATCCGGGATCATATCCTGAGGAGCAGGTATCTCCAGCCGGGAGAGGAGGGCTTCCCTGATATCTGCTCCCGTGTCGCATCTGCCATTGGAAGTGATGAGGTTGAGCGCGATCAGTTTCTCCGGATGCTGCAAGGACAGCTCTTCCTCCCGAACTCTCCTGCCCTGATGAACGCAGGGACCAGAAATCCCCAGCTATCTGCATGTTTCGTTATTCCGGTCGGAGATACCATCCCTGAAATCTTCAGGGCATTGCGGGAGGGGGCGATCATCCAGGTGAACGATGGCGGTACAGGATATTCATTTTCAGAGATTCCTCCCTCGGGAGCCCCCATTGGAGATCTGGAGGGGGCATCACCCGGGCCCGTTCGGATCATGGAGATCTTCGACACCGCCACCCGGATCATCCGGGAAGGGGGGAGGAGGAGGGGGGCAAACATGGGTATCCTCGATATCACCCACCCGGATATCCTCTCCTTCATCACAGCGAAGAAGGAAGAGGGGGTGCTTGAGAACTTCAATATCTCTGTGATGATCCCTGACCGGTATATGAAGGCGCTCACAGAGGGATCCGGGGACGAGATCCTCACTACCCACCCGGTCTCCGGAGAGGCGATCAGCATCCGGGAGGCTTTTTCATCTATTATCGATGGGATTCATCGTAACGGAGAGCCGGGAGTCCTCTTTGCTGATGCCATCAATGCAGCAAATCCGACACCTGCGCTTGGATCGATCAAGGCAACCAACCCCTGTGGTGAGGAGCCTCTCCTCCCCTATGAATCCTGTATCCTCGGAAGCATCAATCTGCCACGCTTTATTGAGAGTAAATCGGTTGTCTGGGAAAAACTCGAAGATATCATCCGTCTTGCGGTCCGTTTCCTTGATAATGCCATCGACCAGACGACCCATCCGCTCCCTGAGATTTCGGAGGCGACAAGAAAGACACGGAAGATCGGACTGGGGGTGATGGGGCTCCATGACGCACTTCTCCTATCTGGAGTACCGTACGATACAGAAGAGGCACGAACCTTTGGCCACGAGGTGATGGCGTTCATCACGGCAACTGTAATTGATGAATCAAAACGACTTGGAAGAGAGAAAGGGGCATTTCCGGCATGGGAAGGAAGTATATGGAAGGAGCCGATCCGAAACGCAGCCCTCACCGCCATTGCACCGACCGGAACCATCTCTCTCATTGCAGAAGTCTCGCCAGGGATCGAGCCGGTCTACTCCTTTGCCTGTATCCGACACCATATCGCAGGGAAGGCATTTGAGATGATCCACCCGATCTTCTCCCGCGCACTTGATGAGGAGATCACACGCATCGGGTTGGGAGAGGAGAAGAGGCGGGAGGTGATCGACCATATCATTGTGACAGGGACGCTCCAGGATATCGAATGGCTCCCTGAAACGTTTCGCAGGCTTTACCGTTCAGCCAGGGATATCCATCCCGATGACCAGCTTATGATGCAGGCCGTCTTTCAGCAGCATACCGATGCTGCCATTGCACGGACCATCAATCTCCGGGCCGGGACTCCAAAAGATGAGATAGCCCGGCTAATCATCTCTGCATGGAACCTGCATCTTAAAGGGGTGACATGCTATCGGATCGGAAGCAGGCGGGACGCAGTATACATACCCCATGGTTGTCCTGCCTGTTTATATAAGGATCTTCAATAATAATTGCAACCTTTTAATATCAGTTAGTATAATAATACAAATATGCGTGGTGACCCTGAGCCCGACGAGAAGGACGGTGGGATCGAGAGACTGATCCTCTTCGTCGACGATAACCCGGCCCTCAGGTTGATGATCCCCGATGTCCTCAGCCAGTATGGATATCATGTCATAACAGCTGGCGGTGGGGAGGAATGCATGGAGATCCTCTCCGATACAATCCCGGATCTCATTGTCCTGGATATCATGATGGAGCCGATGGACGGGTGGGCCACACTCAGGGCAATCCGGAACATCCCCGCATATGAGGATATTCCGATACTGATCCTCACCGGAAAGGTCTTCCTTCCGATCGAGATGATCCGGTATGGGCCTGAGATCGTCGGATGGGTCAAAAAACCTGTCCGGATGGGGCAGTTCATCACGTTATTAAACAAGGTGTTCGACGATCTCAGGCAGGATATGGAGATTGCCGAGAAGATGGGTGGATCACTCACCCCTGAGGAGCGCCGCCAGATCGCTATTCACCACCGCAGGCTCAGGGTTCTGCCGCAGGTCTATGATGGTATCATCTGCCAGTGCCTCTCACCAGGACGGTCAACATGTGCCTTTGGGGAAGAGACGAAGGATATGGAGAGCCTCATCGCCGAAGAAGAGCGCTGGTGCCGTGAGCACGGGATTCTTGTGGAAGATGAGTAAATTTTCATGTTCATTACCTCCCGGACGGGTTAATCTCTTTGCCTTGTAAGAGATACACATACTCGATTTTATGCGCATACCAATACAAGAGGTCACTTCGGATCTGGAGAAGGCAACGATAGCCGGCTGGGTACATGAAGAGCGGGATCTCGGCGGACTCGCGTTCTTCCTCATCCGGGACAGAACCGGTATTTTGCAGGTGACGATCCCGAAGAAGAAAGTTCCTGAAGCGGTTCTGCTTGCCATTAAAGAAGTCTCCCGTGAGTCGGTTGTCCGGGTGACAGGGGTGATCAAAGCGACCGATAAGGCTCCTGGCGGACGGGAGCTCGTCCCGGAAAGTTTTGAGATCCTGGCAAAGGCAGCCTCACCCCTCCCGCTTGATGTTGCAGAGAAGGTGCCTGCCGAGATCGATACCCGCCTTGATGGAAGGTTCCTCGATGTCAGGCGACCAAGAATCGCATCAATCTTCCAGATTCGATCCAGGGTGATGGAGGCAACACACTCCTTCCTCTTCGATGAGGGATTCATCAACATCACCACCCCGAAGGTGGTCGCTGCCGCAACCGAGGGCGGGACAGAGCTCTTCCCGATTGCATACTTTGAGAAGGAGGCGTTTCTCGGCCAGAGCCCGCAGCTCTACAAGCAGATGATGATGGCGGGCGGTTGTGAGAAGGTCTTTGAGATCGGCCCGATCTTCCGTGCCGAAGAGCATAATACCGTCCGGCATCTCAACGAGGCGACATCGATCGATGTCGAGGTCTCCTTTGCCGACCATGAAGATGTGATGCAGCTCCTCGAACGGCTGATGAGAACGGTCTACCAGGCAGTCGCCGATGACTGCACCGACCAGCTCGCCCACCTTGGGATCACCGACCTTGCCATCCCCGACGCAACGCTCCCACGACTCCCCTATGCCGAGGCGATCGAGATCGCGGCAAAGAAGAGCGAGGATCCGATCACCTATGGCGATGATCTCGGGACGGCAAGTGAGCGGATCATCGGTGAGGAGATGGGAGCCCATTACTTCATCACCGAGTGGCCGACCGCCATCCGCCCCTACTATGCGATGCCAAATGAGAGCGATCCCTCCATCTGCAACGCCTTTGACCTGATGCATCCAAGGATGGAACTCTCCTCAGGAGCCGAGCGATGCCACATCCATGACCAGCTCGTCGAGCAGATCAGGAGCAAAGGCCTCTCACCGGAAGGATTTGAGTTCTATCTCAAACCATTCCGGTACGGGATGCCGCCCCATGCAGGCTGGGGTCTTGGAGCCGAGCGGCTCGTTATGACGATGTGCGGACTCCAGAACATCCGTGAAGCGGTCCTCTTCCCGCGTGACCGCCACCGCGTCACCCCGTAAACCATGTCTTCGCCTCGATTCGATCCCGGTATGATCCTCCCGACGACGGTCGTCGGGAGCTTCCCTGCGGTGAAAGGAACCGGGCTTGGAGCGATCATCGATCCCTACCGGCATGCGGTCCGGTTCGCTGTTGCAGAGCAGATCCGTGCGGGTGTCGATATCATCTCGGATGGACAGGTCCGTGAAGGGATGATCCAGGCATTCACAGGCAAGCTGCCGGGTGTCCGGGATGATACCGTCATCTCCCGTATCCTCCCTGCCGCATCCGGGATCACCGTCGGGGATACCAGGTACGCCCTCTCCCAGACAGGGAAGGTCAAAGGAATCCTCACCGGCCCTTCCTCCATCGCCCATGCACTCCGGATAAAAACCCCCGAGTACAGAAACAGGGATGAGGTCGTCCTTGATATCGCCGCTGCACTTGCTGTGGAGGCTCAGGCGCTTGCAAAGGAAGGAGTCTGCATGATCCAGATCGATGAGCCGATCCTCTCAACCGGTGCTGCGGATATTGCGACCGGGGCGGAAGCGATCGGGATCATCGCCCGATCAGTGGATCTCCCTGTCTGCGTGCATGTCTGCGGACCGCTTGCCGGGATCATCGATACCCTCCTCCGCCTCCCTGTCGCAGTCCTTGATATTGAGGCCGCAACCCAGCCGGAGAACCTTGAGATATTCGATGAAAAGGATCTCAGAGGGAAGATGATCGGGTGTGGGTGCGTTGCATCATCAGATCACGAGGTGGAGAGTGTCGACCTGATCAGGGAGCGGATCGAGACCTGCATCGATACCTTCTCGCATGACAGGATATTGATCGACCCGGACTGCGGATTGCGGATGCATACGCCGGAGGGGGCGGCTGCAAAGCTCTCCCGGATGTGCGAGGCGGTCAGGCTGGTGAGAAGGGAGTATGAATAGAATGCGGGATACACAGTGCGATAACAGAACAGATCGAAAGAGCTTGTAGAAATGGAGAAGGCAGATTATACATATACGGATCTTCCGGGAGAGGGAGTCAGCGACCGGAAAATACGCAGGCTTGAGGAAGATAGCAGAATCTGGGCAAATCGTCGAAGAGATAGTTACGTCCCACTTTCTGCGATTAAAGACTGCGATTCTCCAGAGTGAGTTGGCCGGTGAGCTCAGTCATCTCCCTGAAATAACCTCTTTCTACGAGGCAGTGTTGTGAGATCCATCTCCTCACACCACCCTTGACGTCGTCGAGAGCTCGATCCCATCCCCGGTGAGGATGAAGGGGACGGTCCGATCAGGGATCCGCATCCCCCGGTACTTCATCACCTGGAGCCGGCGTTCGATCTGGGACTGGTGGACCTCTGTTCTGAGATAGATGACGATATCTGCCTGCCTGAAGATCAGGATCTCTTCATACGGGGTATGCAGGCCTTCGTACAGCGTACAGAGGAGGCATCCCCCTTCCGACCGGAACGATTCTGTGGCGATGGTGAGGAGACGGATCGCCTGGGAGATGCCCCGGTCAAGGATCACCGAGGAGAGCGAGTCAAGGACTGCGGCAGAACCCCTGATATCATGGGCGATATCCTCGACCGAGAGGCCTGCAGCCACAAGTGCCGGGCCGACGGGCTCCTCATCAAGGGTCAGATACACCCCGTCTGCCGCTGCTGCAAACCGGGCCGCAAGTATCTCAATCCCGGAGAGGGCGGATCCATAGACGATGATCCGGGCACCTGCCCGGTATCCGCCACCGAGGACCGGATCAAGCCCCGGTACCCCGCTTGTTCTCATCCCATGCTCTTCCATCATCGTATCCTACATCAGGGGTATGGCAACCACCATAACGGCAAGAAGCGACACCGCAGTGATAACAGCCCCGTCGAGACGGCCAAAGGTGATCGGATCCGGTTCAGCCTTCCCGCGTCTGTACCCACGCATATCGATCGTCATTCCTAGGGTATCAGCCTTTCCAAGAGAGTTAAAGATGAGGGGGAGGATGACCGGCCGGAGACCCCGGACCTTCCCGATGAACCCGTCTCCGGGGGAGTACCCGCGTGCAAGCTGTGCCTCGCTTATCCGGATCCCCTCCCTCTGGAGCGTTGGAATGAAGCGGAGCGCGATGAGGAACATCAGTGTATAATCAATCGGCATCCGAAGCTGGCGAAGTGTCATGACCAGCTCCCCCGGCCTGGTCGAGATGACCAGAAGCTGGAATGCAAAGAGCATCACAGAGAACCGGAGTGCAAGGATCGTCCCAAAGAGGAGTGCCCCGCTCGTCACCGGAAGGGCACCACCGATGAGTGGAACGGCAGCCGGGATGAGCGTCAGGATCACCTCGCCCCCCTGCATCGTCAGGACGGTGAAGAGGACAAGCATCCCACCAAGGATGAGGAGGAGCGGGATCTGTTCGGTGAGCCCGCGGGAGAGCCCCCCTGCCCATGCAGCAAGATAGACCGCAATGAGAAGACCGGAGAGGATGAGAAGATCTCCGGTCATGACGGCAAGCGCAACGAGGATAACCGTGAATACAAGCTTTGTCAGGGGATGAATCCGGTGGAAGATGCCGGCTCCCGGGATATACTGCATAATCTCCTGCATCGTCATGCCTCCTCGATCGATACGATCCGCCCGCTGTTCATCCTGATGACCCGGTCCGCATAGGTTGTCGCGAGTCCGGGATTATGGGTGATCATCACGATCCCATGGCCGGCGTCTGCAAGACGCCCCAGGATATCCATAATCTGGAGCGATTCTGCAGGATCAAGCCCGGTTGTCGGTTCATCCAGGACGAAGACATCCTGGCCCATCGCGATGACGCAGGCGAGGGCGAGCCGCTGCCGTTCGCCCCTGCTGAGATGGCGTGGATTGACCTCCCCTTTTCCTGCAAGGCCGACCTCGGCGAGTACCGTTTCGATACATCCGGTATCCTTTCCGATATTCTTCAGGCCGAAGGCGACCTCCTTTTGAACAGTATCCTCAAAGAGCATCGTATCCGGATTCTGGAAGACGAGTCCGGTATGCCGGGAGAGGAGAGAGACCGACTGGTCATGGCACCTCGTCCCGGAGACGAGGAGCGATCCTTCGGTCGGGCGGAGAAGGCCATTCATATGCTTCACAAGTGTCGTCTTGCCGGAGCCGTTCTCCCCGAT
The sequence above is drawn from the Methanocalculus alkaliphilus genome and encodes:
- a CDS encoding DUF2179 domain-containing protein, translating into MEIVGIPLTDLYTWVFIPLFIVIARILDVSIGTIRIIFVSRGYRFLAPALGFFEVIIWLLAIGEIMKNLNNPAAYIAYGLGFALGNYLGILLEDRLSIGQVIVRVITRRDASVLVEMLKQGNYGVTAIDAEGATGQVKLIFLVINRSRLPEVIELIKHFNPNAFYSVEDVRSVKEGVFPMERPGFLSSRINAMKVRRKQK
- a CDS encoding pyruvoyl-dependent arginine decarboxylase, which translates into the protein MVVPQKVFFTKGVGVHKDKLASFELALRKAGIEKYNLVYVSSIFPPNATIVSREEGLKDLHAGEIVYCVMARSETKEPNRLSSAAIGLALPKDANEYGYLSEHHAYGETALVSGEYAEDLAATMLATTLGIEFDPDKAWQEREQIYKASGKIIKTTHICQSAEGDAEGRWVTTIAAAVFIL
- a CDS encoding MBL fold metallo-hydrolase — translated: MQLTVLVENTTLIDRYYRGEPGLSFILRDGDTRILFDCGYSDLLIANADAMKVDLLSIDTIVLSHGHIDHTGGLLGLMHYYHEMADRGAPETGPSIITHPGTFRRKVAEGEGDVGCPVTRDQLAAIGDLHLSDRPLRISDRLWFLGEIPRTDPSRTQKSTAYVEGPDGWVLDPVIEDSALVYCGDEGLVIICGCTHAGIEHTVTYAREICGYDRVRAIIGGLHLYSASPERIAGVAQWCAGEGVGEIYPCHCTGLPAAIAFSRHLRVTSIGVGSHLSWDEDPVSLDKV
- a CDS encoding adenosylcobalamin-dependent ribonucleoside-diphosphate reductase, producing MNGRIRDHILRSRYLQPGEEGFPDICSRVASAIGSDEVERDQFLRMLQGQLFLPNSPALMNAGTRNPQLSACFVIPVGDTIPEIFRALREGAIIQVNDGGTGYSFSEIPPSGAPIGDLEGASPGPVRIMEIFDTATRIIREGGRRRGANMGILDITHPDILSFITAKKEEGVLENFNISVMIPDRYMKALTEGSGDEILTTHPVSGEAISIREAFSSIIDGIHRNGEPGVLFADAINAANPTPALGSIKATNPCGEEPLLPYESCILGSINLPRFIESKSVVWEKLEDIIRLAVRFLDNAIDQTTHPLPEISEATRKTRKIGLGVMGLHDALLLSGVPYDTEEARTFGHEVMAFITATVIDESKRLGREKGAFPAWEGSIWKEPIRNAALTAIAPTGTISLIAEVSPGIEPVYSFACIRHHIAGKAFEMIHPIFSRALDEEITRIGLGEEKRREVIDHIIVTGTLQDIEWLPETFRRLYRSARDIHPDDQLMMQAVFQQHTDAAIARTINLRAGTPKDEIARLIISAWNLHLKGVTCYRIGSRRDAVYIPHGCPACLYKDLQ
- a CDS encoding response regulator, producing MRGDPEPDEKDGGIERLILFVDDNPALRLMIPDVLSQYGYHVITAGGGEECMEILSDTIPDLIVLDIMMEPMDGWATLRAIRNIPAYEDIPILILTGKVFLPIEMIRYGPEIVGWVKKPVRMGQFITLLNKVFDDLRQDMEIAEKMGGSLTPEERRQIAIHHRRLRVLPQVYDGIICQCLSPGRSTCAFGEETKDMESLIAEEERWCREHGILVEDE
- the aspS gene encoding aspartate--tRNA(Asn) ligase; this encodes MRIPIQEVTSDLEKATIAGWVHEERDLGGLAFFLIRDRTGILQVTIPKKKVPEAVLLAIKEVSRESVVRVTGVIKATDKAPGGRELVPESFEILAKAASPLPLDVAEKVPAEIDTRLDGRFLDVRRPRIASIFQIRSRVMEATHSFLFDEGFINITTPKVVAAATEGGTELFPIAYFEKEAFLGQSPQLYKQMMMAGGCEKVFEIGPIFRAEEHNTVRHLNEATSIDVEVSFADHEDVMQLLERLMRTVYQAVADDCTDQLAHLGITDLAIPDATLPRLPYAEAIEIAAKKSEDPITYGDDLGTASERIIGEEMGAHYFITEWPTAIRPYYAMPNESDPSICNAFDLMHPRMELSSGAERCHIHDQLVEQIRSKGLSPEGFEFYLKPFRYGMPPHAGWGLGAERLVMTMCGLQNIREAVLFPRDRHRVTP
- a CDS encoding methionine synthase; amino-acid sequence: MILPTTVVGSFPAVKGTGLGAIIDPYRHAVRFAVAEQIRAGVDIISDGQVREGMIQAFTGKLPGVRDDTVISRILPAASGITVGDTRYALSQTGKVKGILTGPSSIAHALRIKTPEYRNRDEVVLDIAAALAVEAQALAKEGVCMIQIDEPILSTGAADIATGAEAIGIIARSVDLPVCVHVCGPLAGIIDTLLRLPVAVLDIEAATQPENLEIFDEKDLRGKMIGCGCVASSDHEVESVDLIRERIETCIDTFSHDRILIDPDCGLRMHTPEGAAAKLSRMCEAVRLVRREYE
- a CDS encoding RAD55 family ATPase → MMEEHGMRTSGVPGLDPVLGGGYRAGARIIVYGSALSGIEILAARFAAAADGVYLTLDEEPVGPALVAAGLSVEDIAHDIRGSAAVLDSLSSVILDRGISQAIRLLTIATESFRSEGGCLLCTLYEGLHTPYEEILIFRQADIVIYLRTEVHQSQIERRLQVMKYRGMRIPDRTVPFILTGDGIELSTTSRVV
- a CDS encoding energy-coupling factor transporter transmembrane component T family protein, with product MQEIMQYIPGAGIFHRIHPLTKLVFTVILVALAVMTGDLLILSGLLIAVYLAAWAGGLSRGLTEQIPLLLILGGMLVLFTVLTMQGGEVILTLIPAAVPLIGGALPVTSGALLFGTILALRFSVMLFAFQLLVISTRPGELVMTLRQLRMPIDYTLMFLIALRFIPTLQREGIRISEAQLARGYSPGDGFIGKVRGLRPVILPLIFNSLGKADTLGMTIDMRGYRRGKAEPDPITFGRLDGAVITAVSLLAVMVVAIPLM